One window from the genome of Pandoraea fibrosis encodes:
- a CDS encoding chalcone isomerase family protein produces the protein MATRPAFAVWLRTACFLAAVATAPGAMAFDAGQLASAEIPAAHLVGHGSFTRMGFHLYDAELFSGPDRLSANWGTHPLVLDLRYARSFKSHTLVQRSLIEMTRLQVATDAERQRWADELARILPDVSAGQHLTGVFRPGDGTRFFSDGKLIGQIAGDAFGRAFFAIWLDPRTSAPDLRAELISDAH, from the coding sequence ATGGCAACTCGTCCCGCATTTGCCGTATGGCTGCGCACCGCCTGTTTTCTGGCCGCAGTGGCGACAGCCCCCGGTGCCATGGCGTTCGACGCCGGGCAATTGGCCTCGGCCGAGATTCCGGCCGCCCATCTGGTCGGCCATGGCTCGTTCACGCGCATGGGCTTCCATCTGTACGACGCAGAACTCTTTTCCGGCCCCGATCGCCTCAGCGCCAATTGGGGTACGCACCCATTGGTACTAGACCTGCGTTACGCGCGGAGTTTCAAGTCCCACACGCTGGTGCAGCGAAGTCTGATCGAAATGACCCGGCTGCAAGTGGCAACCGACGCAGAACGTCAGCGCTGGGCCGATGAGCTTGCGCGCATCTTGCCTGACGTCTCCGCCGGGCAGCATTTGACGGGGGTATTCCGGCCCGGTGACGGCACGCGCTTCTTCTCGGACGGCAAACTTATCGGACAAATTGCGGGCGACGCCTTCGGCCGCGCTTTCTTTGCCATCTGGCTCGATCCCCGCACGAGTGCCCCCGACCTGCGCGCCGAGCTGATCAGCGACGCGCACTGA
- a CDS encoding ferritin family protein, translating into MLYPELYKSLEAVRWNMEKDIPWDKFDASQLTDDQARTIKMNAITEWAALPATEMFLRDNRDDSDFSAFMSVWFFEEQKHSLVLMEYLRRFRPELVPTEAELHAVRFPFDPAPPLETLMLHFCGEIRLNHWYRRAAEWHTEPVIKAIYEIISRDEARHGGAYLRYMKKALTSFGDNARAAFAKIGVLMASARRTEKPLHPTNLHVNKDLFPNDTVQSRLPEPEWLEHWLDEQIKFDDSWEKKVVERILHNMSLLFERTFATAQDLNRYRKEITTRLAAVTAPASAVAASA; encoded by the coding sequence ATGCTGTATCCCGAGCTGTACAAGTCGCTGGAGGCAGTGCGTTGGAACATGGAGAAGGACATCCCCTGGGATAAGTTCGACGCCAGCCAACTCACCGACGATCAGGCGCGCACCATCAAGATGAACGCCATTACGGAATGGGCGGCGCTGCCGGCCACCGAGATGTTCTTGCGCGACAACCGTGACGACAGCGATTTCTCTGCGTTCATGAGCGTTTGGTTCTTCGAAGAGCAGAAGCACTCGCTGGTGCTCATGGAATACCTGCGCCGCTTCCGCCCGGAGCTCGTGCCGACCGAGGCTGAACTGCATGCCGTGCGTTTCCCGTTCGATCCGGCCCCGCCGCTCGAAACGCTCATGCTGCACTTCTGCGGTGAAATCCGCCTGAACCACTGGTATCGCCGTGCTGCCGAATGGCACACCGAGCCGGTCATCAAGGCCATCTACGAAATCATTTCGCGTGACGAAGCCCGTCATGGCGGCGCTTACCTGCGCTACATGAAGAAGGCGCTGACGAGCTTTGGCGATAACGCGCGTGCCGCGTTCGCAAAGATCGGTGTGCTGATGGCCTCGGCACGTCGCACGGAAAAGCCGCTGCACCCGACCAACCTGCATGTGAACAAGGACTTGTTCCCGAATGACACGGTGCAGTCGCGTCTGCCGGAGCCGGAATGGCTCGAACACTGGCTCGACGAACAGATCAAGTTCGACGACAGTTGGGAGAAGAAGGTGGTCGAGCGCATTCTGCACAACATGTCGCTGCTGTTCGAGCGCACGTTCGCGACGGCGCAGGACCTGAATCGCTACCGCAAGGAAATCACGACCCGTCTGGCTGCGGTGACCGCACCGGCATCGGCCGTGGCCGCGTCGGCGTAA
- the rfaE2 gene encoding D-glycero-beta-D-manno-heptose 1-phosphate adenylyltransferase — translation MPSSQATSPADFEAKILSREALAALAPTLPRPLVFTNGVFDILHRGHVTYLAQARALGACLIVGVNTDASVRTLGKGDDRPINNENDRAALLAALQSVDYVVTFGETTPESLIAAVRPDILVKGGDYEMDKLPESALVRGWGGTAVAIPFEHQRSTTSLLKKVRAQS, via the coding sequence ATGCCATCTTCTCAAGCCACGTCTCCGGCCGATTTCGAGGCCAAGATTCTCTCGCGCGAAGCGCTCGCGGCGCTGGCGCCGACGTTGCCGCGCCCGCTCGTGTTTACCAACGGCGTATTCGACATCCTGCATCGCGGCCATGTGACCTATCTCGCGCAGGCGCGGGCGCTGGGCGCGTGCCTGATCGTCGGTGTGAATACTGACGCGTCGGTGCGCACGCTAGGCAAGGGCGACGACCGTCCGATCAACAACGAAAACGACCGTGCGGCATTGCTCGCGGCGCTGCAAAGCGTGGACTATGTCGTGACGTTCGGCGAGACCACGCCGGAGTCGTTGATTGCTGCGGTGCGTCCCGACATCCTCGTCAAAGGCGGCGACTACGAGATGGACAAGTTGCCGGAGTCCGCGCTCGTTCGCGGATGGGGTGGCACGGCCGTGGCCATTCCGTTCGAGCATCAACGCTCGACCACATCGCTGCTCAAGAAGGTGCGGGCCCAGTCATGA
- a CDS encoding asparaginase translates to MSLAPLVEVTRGANGVDTVECVHYGSVAVVDAQGRLRYAAGDPSFLTFSRSTLKPFQALPFVEGDGVAHFGLTPSELALLCASHSGETFHVDGVKRLLSKAGCDEHHLQCGCHTPTFYSATGKRPPVDLKPTPLHHNCSGKHAGFLAYCVQHGLPLETYLDPAHPLQQAIRARVGDVVGVHGDTLPLGIDGCSAPNYALPLDKLAAAYARLAASDDAALSTLFAAMTQQPEMVSGTARNDLAFMRMAPGDWVAKIGADGVQTIGVRSAGLGIAIKVVDGNMRALYTAAVAVLKALGLVESPESTGLAPWVSPVVKNARGTHTGVVRSVVELKRVG, encoded by the coding sequence ATGAGTCTTGCACCGCTTGTTGAAGTCACGCGTGGCGCCAATGGCGTCGACACGGTCGAGTGCGTGCATTACGGATCGGTCGCTGTGGTCGACGCGCAAGGGCGTTTGCGGTATGCGGCAGGCGACCCGTCGTTCCTCACGTTTTCACGCTCCACGCTCAAGCCGTTTCAGGCCTTGCCGTTTGTCGAAGGCGATGGTGTTGCCCACTTCGGGCTCACGCCATCGGAGCTCGCGCTGCTATGCGCGAGCCACTCGGGCGAGACCTTTCACGTTGACGGTGTGAAGCGCCTGCTGAGCAAAGCCGGGTGCGACGAGCATCATTTGCAGTGCGGCTGCCACACGCCGACGTTCTACTCAGCGACGGGCAAGCGTCCGCCGGTCGATCTGAAACCGACGCCGCTGCACCATAACTGCTCGGGCAAGCATGCAGGGTTCCTCGCGTATTGCGTGCAGCATGGGTTGCCGCTCGAGACCTATCTGGATCCGGCACACCCGCTGCAGCAGGCGATTCGCGCTCGCGTGGGCGACGTGGTGGGCGTGCATGGCGACACATTGCCGCTCGGCATCGACGGCTGCTCAGCACCGAACTATGCGTTACCGCTCGACAAACTGGCTGCCGCTTACGCGCGGTTGGCTGCGAGCGACGATGCCGCGCTGTCGACCTTGTTCGCGGCGATGACGCAGCAGCCGGAGATGGTGTCGGGTACCGCGCGTAACGATCTGGCGTTCATGCGCATGGCCCCCGGTGACTGGGTGGCGAAGATTGGTGCGGACGGTGTCCAGACGATCGGTGTACGCTCCGCCGGACTCGGTATTGCGATCAAGGTGGTCGACGGCAATATGCGAGCACTTTATACGGCCGCCGTTGCCGTTCTCAAGGCACTCGGCCTGGTGGAGTCGCCCGAGTCGACCGGGTTGGCACCGTGGGTGTCGCCGGTCGTCAAGAACGCGCGCGGCACTCATACCGGGGTTGTGCGCTCAGTGGTCGAACTCAAGCGCGTCGGATAA
- a CDS encoding SPOR domain-containing protein: MLRALLLVMFLAANVALAAVQFGWLKWRDVLPATGREPARVEKQLDPGNIRLTGVEVSAQASAAMIADSADTANRDGRRDTTPEPALAPTPTSSVSASTAAAASQAVAATAPSAVSGDTAASQAAAAIAASVCLDIGPFASNDAQQARGLLLAALPSGQGDIQSLTLDKRYWVHLNPVPNKTAADKQVAQLRSAGITEYFLLNDDSSNLVVSLGLFNDRERAVRLMAAAQKKGITPQLSERPNAKSRIVYRIAGINANAATQVRSVVTQQWSAQLVRACPSPAGSPPEGTH; encoded by the coding sequence ATGTTGCGTGCGCTGTTGCTTGTCATGTTTCTCGCGGCCAATGTGGCGCTCGCTGCGGTGCAGTTCGGCTGGCTGAAGTGGCGTGACGTGTTGCCCGCCACCGGCCGTGAACCCGCGCGCGTCGAAAAGCAACTCGATCCCGGAAATATCCGTCTGACCGGTGTTGAAGTCAGCGCACAGGCGTCGGCGGCAATGATCGCCGACAGCGCCGACACCGCGAATCGCGACGGGCGCCGCGACACCACCCCGGAACCGGCATTGGCACCGACACCGACGTCGTCCGTATCGGCATCGACCGCAGCCGCCGCGAGTCAGGCAGTTGCCGCGACCGCACCGAGCGCCGTCTCGGGCGACACGGCGGCATCGCAAGCCGCGGCGGCCATTGCCGCGTCTGTCTGCCTCGACATCGGTCCCTTCGCGTCCAATGACGCACAACAAGCCCGCGGTCTGTTGCTCGCGGCGCTGCCCTCGGGACAGGGCGATATTCAATCGCTAACGCTCGACAAACGCTACTGGGTGCATCTCAACCCTGTGCCGAATAAGACCGCGGCAGACAAGCAAGTGGCGCAACTGCGTTCGGCCGGTATCACCGAGTACTTTCTGCTCAACGACGACAGCTCGAATCTGGTTGTCTCGCTCGGCCTCTTCAACGACCGGGAACGTGCGGTGCGCCTGATGGCAGCAGCACAGAAGAAAGGCATCACGCCGCAATTGAGTGAGCGGCCGAATGCGAAGAGCCGGATCGTCTACCGGATCGCCGGGATCAATGCGAACGCCGCAACGCAGGTGCGCAGCGTAGTGACCCAGCAATGGTCCGCGCAGTTGGTACGAGCCTGCCCGTCACCGGCAGGGAGTCCCCCCGAAGGGACACACTGA
- a CDS encoding biotin--[acetyl-CoA-carboxylase] ligase yields the protein MKNAASSSSNPPLTATTADSPERPSGTGGEPARDMVSRSLDGERIRRRLATACRGWQIEVVDATGSTNLDLLARLRENASCAPTVRAAMQQTAGRGQRGRAWQSVPGDSLTFSLAYVMPGGPAELAGLSLATGVAVVEGLSDLPLSAPHALGLKWPNDVLLRGGKLAGILIETVPAGVGRIGVVIGIGVNLRHAGDVAKRIDNATGAPLSTGAATVVIPATPPAALESVLPAPDMSSVLIALVQRLAAMLDRFAEHRFSAFRDDWEAMHAYGGASIRVIEHGRDLLHGVALGVDSQGCLRVATDEGERVIASGEVSVRLLDTSGAPGTQGVR from the coding sequence ATGAAAAACGCCGCATCCTCCTCATCCAATCCGCCCCTTACCGCCACGACTGCGGACTCGCCTGAACGGCCGTCCGGCACGGGTGGCGAGCCAGCGCGCGACATGGTGTCGCGCTCGCTCGACGGTGAACGGATTCGACGGCGTCTGGCGACCGCTTGCCGTGGCTGGCAGATTGAAGTCGTCGACGCGACCGGCTCCACGAATCTCGACCTGCTCGCTCGACTTCGTGAAAACGCGTCGTGTGCGCCCACGGTGCGAGCGGCGATGCAACAGACCGCCGGACGCGGGCAGCGCGGCCGGGCCTGGCAAAGCGTGCCCGGGGACAGTCTCACGTTTTCGCTGGCCTATGTGATGCCGGGGGGGCCGGCCGAGTTGGCAGGACTGTCGCTTGCCACCGGTGTCGCGGTCGTAGAAGGGTTGTCCGATCTGCCACTGTCGGCGCCGCATGCCCTCGGCCTCAAGTGGCCCAACGACGTGCTGCTGCGTGGCGGCAAGCTCGCAGGCATTCTGATCGAGACCGTTCCGGCAGGCGTGGGACGCATCGGTGTCGTGATCGGCATCGGGGTCAATCTCCGGCACGCCGGGGATGTCGCCAAGCGTATCGACAACGCCACCGGCGCGCCCCTCAGCACGGGTGCCGCAACGGTTGTCATCCCCGCCACGCCACCCGCCGCACTCGAATCGGTGCTCCCGGCGCCTGACATGTCCTCGGTCCTCATCGCCCTGGTGCAGCGCCTTGCGGCCATGCTGGACCGTTTTGCCGAACACCGATTCAGCGCATTTCGCGATGACTGGGAGGCGATGCACGCTTACGGCGGGGCATCGATTCGCGTCATCGAACATGGTCGCGATCTCTTGCATGGCGTGGCGCTCGGTGTCGACTCGCAAGGCTGCCTGCGCGTGGCGACCGACGAAGGCGAGCGCGTCATCGCGAGCGGAGAAGTCTCGGTGCGATTGCTCGACACGTCCGGCGCCCCGGGCACACAAGGAGTTCGCTGA
- a CDS encoding MlaE family ABC transporter permease, with protein MNLDAVPTLELTTSPQGPVVMLRGLWTALALSQRKKTLLGLVRALPQGKLAWDLTCVERLDHVGAQALWRYWQRRYPEQIALTPTQRALFDHLAEFDRTRQSPVPARRVDPVSRLGYSLFTLGEHLRDGITMFGRFVIDLGRVIRHPVRAPWLEMSANIYSAGTKALGITAMVAFLIGIVLSYLSAQQLKLYGASTFIVNILGLSVIRELGPVLSAILVAGRSGSAITAQLGVMRVTEELDAMRVMDIPHGLRLVLPKVIALAIAMPLLVMWTNIVALLGGALAAKYELGIGLHYFFTTLPNAVNIANLWIGLGKGVVFGMLIALVACHFGMRVKPNTQSLGEGTTQSVVTSITVVILADAVFAILFRSVGIG; from the coding sequence TTGAACCTCGACGCCGTGCCCACTCTGGAGCTGACCACCTCGCCACAAGGCCCGGTGGTCATGCTGCGCGGCCTATGGACGGCGCTGGCGCTTTCGCAGCGCAAGAAGACGTTGCTGGGTCTCGTGCGTGCTTTGCCTCAGGGGAAGCTGGCATGGGATCTGACCTGTGTGGAGCGTCTCGACCATGTCGGCGCGCAAGCGCTGTGGCGCTACTGGCAACGCCGGTATCCCGAGCAGATCGCGCTGACGCCGACGCAGCGAGCGCTGTTCGATCACCTTGCCGAATTCGACCGCACGCGACAAAGTCCGGTGCCTGCGCGTCGCGTCGATCCGGTCAGCCGCCTCGGGTACTCGCTGTTCACGCTGGGGGAGCATCTGCGCGACGGCATCACGATGTTCGGCCGCTTCGTGATCGACCTCGGTCGTGTGATTCGCCATCCGGTGCGTGCGCCCTGGCTGGAGATGTCCGCCAATATCTATAGTGCAGGGACCAAGGCGCTCGGCATTACGGCGATGGTCGCGTTCCTGATCGGCATCGTGCTGTCTTATCTGTCCGCTCAGCAGTTGAAACTGTACGGGGCGAGCACATTCATCGTAAATATCCTCGGTCTCTCGGTGATCCGGGAACTTGGGCCGGTGCTGTCTGCGATTCTCGTGGCGGGACGCTCCGGGTCGGCGATTACCGCCCAACTGGGTGTCATGCGCGTGACCGAAGAGCTGGACGCGATGCGGGTGATGGACATTCCCCACGGGCTGCGGCTGGTGCTGCCCAAGGTAATTGCGCTGGCCATCGCCATGCCGCTGCTGGTCATGTGGACGAATATCGTTGCCTTGCTCGGTGGCGCGCTTGCTGCGAAGTACGAACTGGGCATCGGGCTGCATTACTTCTTCACCACGCTGCCCAACGCGGTGAACATTGCCAATCTCTGGATCGGCCTGGGTAAAGGCGTTGTCTTCGGTATGTTGATTGCGCTGGTGGCCTGCCACTTCGGCATGCGCGTCAAACCCAATACGCAGAGTCTTGGCGAAGGCACGACGCAATCGGTGGTGACATCGATCACGGTGGTGATCCTCGCCGACGCGGTCTTTGCGATTCTGTTCCGCAGTGTGGGGATCGGCTGA
- a CDS encoding ABC transporter ATP-binding protein: MRETTVPHSSTQPATAATPAAPVFAGDVRPVTAAGCPPVSSTLPGEAEPVIEVRDLTKRYGTHTIHEHLDLTVRQSEIIALVGGSGSGKTTLIRQIIGLESPTSGHISVFGHDITMIDRRTAHLLRRRSGMLFQRGALFSAMTVFDNIAQPLRELHTLSEDLVRDVVMYKLEMVGLSGRMANRMPSELSGGMIKRVGIARAIALEPELLFLDEPTAGLDPQASDEFVDMIRGLHRSLGLTVVMVTHDLDTVMMLATRVAVLAERKVLVNAPVEDVVCVDHPFIHSFFLGERGRRALLALPAARRAKISELLDDGK; encoded by the coding sequence ATGCGCGAAACCACTGTCCCCCATTCGTCGACTCAACCGGCGACCGCAGCAACGCCGGCAGCGCCTGTGTTTGCCGGCGACGTGCGGCCTGTCACGGCGGCGGGTTGTCCTCCGGTATCGTCGACGTTGCCGGGGGAAGCCGAACCCGTGATCGAAGTGCGCGATCTCACCAAGCGGTACGGCACGCACACGATTCATGAGCATCTGGATCTCACCGTTCGTCAAAGCGAGATCATCGCGCTCGTCGGTGGGTCCGGTTCGGGCAAGACGACACTGATCCGACAGATCATCGGACTGGAGTCCCCCACCAGCGGCCACATCAGCGTCTTTGGTCACGACATCACGATGATCGACCGGCGTACCGCACACCTGCTGCGTCGCCGCTCGGGCATGTTGTTTCAGCGGGGCGCGCTGTTCTCGGCCATGACCGTGTTCGACAACATTGCGCAACCGTTGCGCGAGTTGCACACGCTCTCGGAAGATCTGGTGCGCGATGTCGTCATGTACAAACTGGAGATGGTCGGGTTGTCGGGGCGCATGGCCAACCGCATGCCGTCGGAGTTGTCCGGCGGGATGATCAAGCGCGTGGGGATTGCGCGCGCCATTGCACTGGAGCCGGAACTCCTCTTTCTGGACGAACCGACGGCCGGTCTCGATCCGCAGGCCTCGGACGAATTCGTAGACATGATTCGCGGCCTGCACCGCTCGCTCGGTCTGACCGTTGTCATGGTCACCCACGATCTGGATACGGTGATGATGCTCGCCACGCGCGTAGCCGTGCTGGCCGAGCGCAAGGTGCTCGTCAACGCGCCGGTGGAAGACGTGGTGTGCGTCGATCACCCGTTCATCCACAGCTTCTTCCTCGGTGAGCGCGGCAGACGCGCGTTGCTGGCCTTGCCCGCAGCGCGGCGCGCCAAGATTTCGGAGTTACTCGACGATGGAAAATAA
- a CDS encoding MlaD family protein, translated as MENKSHAFMAGLFTLALLAAVAAAVYWFNRDNRVRIPYELVSRTNVTGLNPESAVRYRGLGVGKVDSIKFDPHTPGQILIRILVNEGTPMTKSTFATLSYQGVTGLAFVQLDDDGHDRTLLPSSAAHVAQLRLRPSFVDELQRRGNNLVHQLEEAASSVNKLLAPDNRQAMMDSINSVKMAAQSVNRVAQQLEPVTKQLPDTVRELNGTLAGTHRLTNALADPQGPLIRNLDSVGRAADQATSSLAAFQGTMQTFEGSLQQEALPRLNTLSDDLRSTTQAVGQAAETINRNPRALLFGTSPPPPGPGESGFSWPGRAGQ; from the coding sequence ATGGAAAATAAATCGCACGCTTTCATGGCGGGCCTCTTCACGCTGGCGTTGCTCGCTGCCGTGGCCGCTGCGGTGTACTGGTTCAATCGCGACAATCGCGTTCGCATTCCCTATGAGCTGGTCTCTCGTACCAACGTGACCGGCCTGAATCCCGAATCCGCCGTGCGTTATCGCGGATTGGGGGTCGGCAAGGTGGACTCGATCAAGTTCGATCCGCACACGCCCGGCCAGATTCTGATTCGTATTCTCGTGAACGAAGGCACGCCGATGACCAAGTCGACGTTCGCCACGCTGAGCTATCAGGGGGTGACGGGGTTGGCCTTCGTGCAACTGGACGACGATGGGCACGACCGCACGTTGTTGCCGTCGTCCGCGGCGCACGTTGCCCAACTGCGGCTACGCCCGAGCTTTGTCGACGAACTTCAGCGGCGCGGCAACAATCTGGTGCATCAATTGGAAGAGGCCGCTTCCTCGGTCAACAAGCTGCTTGCGCCGGACAACCGGCAAGCGATGATGGATTCGATCAACAGCGTGAAGATGGCAGCGCAAAGCGTGAATCGCGTGGCACAGCAACTCGAGCCCGTCACGAAGCAACTGCCCGACACCGTTCGCGAACTCAACGGCACGCTCGCCGGTACGCATCGTCTGACGAACGCACTGGCCGATCCGCAAGGGCCGCTGATTCGCAATCTGGACAGCGTGGGACGGGCTGCCGATCAGGCGACGTCGAGTCTCGCGGCCTTCCAGGGAACGATGCAGACGTTCGAGGGATCGCTGCAACAAGAGGCGCTGCCGCGTCTGAATACGCTGTCGGACGATCTGCGTTCGACGACGCAGGCCGTCGGGCAGGCGGCCGAGACCATCAATCGCAATCCGCGCGCGCTGCTGTTTGGCACATCGCCGCCGCCACCCGGTCCGGGGGAATCCGGCTTCTCCTGGCCCGGCCGGGCAGGTCAATGA
- a CDS encoding ABC-type transport auxiliary lipoprotein family protein produces MTEPTGAIRTNEATAALSPRGRSARRGRTLATWLLGAGTAALIAGCATSTPSGSLTRFDLGPPTGPAALTAGNAANATNAASPASDVTAAGAPRLSPLKVVVNAPSWLDADVIYYRLPASEGDQARVYANSRWLASPARLFGDRLRAALSIDRPVLAAGDPTAAPAVRVELEEFAQYFDSTTSSHGVVQVRATLFDGPKLLAQTTLRAQAPAASADAAGGTRALAVASDAVQTQLIQWLAGRVPAPSATTRAPGQSRALPAASSASGAAAPAR; encoded by the coding sequence ATGACTGAGCCAACCGGCGCGATCCGGACGAACGAGGCAACTGCCGCCCTGTCACCGCGCGGACGTAGCGCCCGCAGGGGGCGCACGCTGGCCACCTGGTTACTTGGTGCCGGGACGGCTGCCCTGATCGCCGGATGCGCTACCTCGACGCCGTCGGGCTCGCTGACGCGCTTCGATCTTGGTCCGCCGACAGGGCCTGCTGCCCTGACCGCCGGCAACGCTGCCAACGCGACCAACGCCGCCTCACCGGCGTCGGACGTCACCGCCGCAGGCGCACCGCGTCTGTCACCGCTGAAGGTCGTGGTCAATGCGCCGAGCTGGCTCGACGCCGACGTGATCTATTACCGTCTGCCCGCAAGCGAAGGCGATCAGGCGCGCGTGTACGCGAACAGTCGATGGCTGGCGTCGCCCGCGCGGCTCTTCGGAGATCGCCTGCGCGCTGCCTTGTCGATCGACCGCCCGGTACTCGCGGCGGGCGATCCGACGGCGGCACCGGCCGTGCGCGTAGAACTCGAGGAGTTCGCGCAATACTTCGACAGCACCACGTCGAGCCACGGTGTCGTGCAGGTGCGCGCCACCCTGTTCGATGGCCCGAAACTGCTCGCACAGACCACGTTGCGGGCACAGGCCCCCGCCGCAAGCGCAGACGCCGCAGGTGGCACGCGCGCGCTCGCCGTGGCCAGCGATGCCGTACAGACGCAACTGATCCAATGGCTCGCCGGGCGTGTGCCCGCGCCGTCGGCAACGACTCGCGCACCCGGCCAGTCCCGGGCTTTGCCCGCAGCGTCGTCGGCATCGGGTGCCGCTGCGCCAGCGAGATAG
- a CDS encoding VanZ family protein: MPEPDVKPWQRRASPLTRQGLICLILLIAYASLYPFEFQRAAVGPFDYLFAPLPRWMTLFDVVTNVLGYLPLGMLTVLALHPAWRGTRAVLTAFLLGAMLSGGMEALQTYLPTRVASNVDLATNALGALIGGAIAVPLTSPLLDRGWLRHLRFAWFERQASLLLVLLALWPWAQAYPQQFLFGDGDLVRQIWLWQDPDVTDLVLDWVPRLGQLQDYLSELDAVASHALWETVVSASGTILAGLLATLAMRRSAPRVPLLCAMFVSAFAIKAVASAWQFSPAQAFDWVTAGAIYGVTVGALVLLVAGRGPRALRGAVALAALVVLLVFVNLLPANPYYEAALQSWRQGRYVHFNVLARWLAWTWPYLVLIYLLAMFDPSHRGPARSVGNQR, from the coding sequence ATGCCTGAGCCGGATGTCAAACCCTGGCAGCGACGCGCCTCTCCGCTCACGCGTCAGGGGCTGATCTGCCTGATTCTGCTGATTGCCTACGCAAGCCTGTACCCGTTTGAGTTTCAGCGCGCGGCCGTCGGGCCGTTCGACTATCTGTTCGCGCCGTTACCTCGATGGATGACGCTGTTCGACGTCGTCACCAACGTGCTGGGTTACCTCCCGCTCGGCATGCTCACGGTACTGGCGCTGCACCCTGCCTGGCGAGGCACCCGCGCTGTTCTCACCGCATTTCTGCTCGGCGCCATGCTCTCTGGCGGCATGGAGGCGTTGCAGACGTATCTGCCGACGCGTGTGGCGTCGAATGTCGATCTCGCGACGAACGCCCTTGGCGCGCTCATCGGTGGCGCGATTGCCGTGCCTCTCACAAGCCCCTTGCTGGATCGCGGATGGCTGCGGCATTTGCGCTTCGCGTGGTTCGAGCGGCAGGCCAGTTTGTTGCTCGTGTTGCTGGCGCTATGGCCATGGGCGCAGGCGTATCCGCAGCAATTCCTCTTCGGAGATGGTGATCTCGTCCGGCAAATCTGGCTCTGGCAGGACCCGGACGTCACCGATCTGGTCCTCGACTGGGTGCCGCGACTCGGACAGTTGCAGGACTACCTTTCCGAACTCGACGCCGTCGCCAGTCACGCCTTGTGGGAGACGGTGGTGAGCGCGAGCGGCACCATTCTCGCGGGGTTGCTCGCCACGCTCGCGATGCGTCGCTCGGCGCCGCGCGTGCCGTTGCTGTGTGCGATGTTCGTCAGCGCGTTCGCGATCAAGGCTGTCGCATCGGCGTGGCAGTTCTCTCCCGCGCAGGCGTTCGATTGGGTGACCGCGGGGGCCATCTACGGGGTCACGGTCGGTGCGCTCGTCCTGCTCGTCGCCGGCCGCGGGCCACGCGCGCTACGCGGCGCCGTTGCACTGGCCGCGCTCGTGGTGCTGCTCGTCTTCGTGAATCTATTGCCCGCCAATCCCTACTACGAGGCGGCGCTTCAATCGTGGCGGCAAGGCCGCTATGTCCACTTCAACGTGTTGGCCCGCTGGCTGGCATGGACATGGCCATACCTCGTACTGATCTATCTGCTCGCGATGTTCGATCCGAGCCATCGCGGCCCCGCCCGCAGCGTCGGCAATCAGCGCTAA